The genome window GTAttaattattacaggaaaataaactcacaagatcattatttacaagtcaATGGTGAGCATTTTAGAGAATTTTAGAACGTTATATCCTCCTTTGTCTTTGGTGCAGGTCGTGTTGTTTTTCAAATTAaggtctctggtaaacacacactatatcaaataaaatctgtgtatttgtcacatgcataggatacagaaggtgtacaCGGTACAGTggaatggttacttgcatagtggagtcttttgtttagacatctagctagctaaacaatgagccatatcaaattgattttattggtcacatacacatggttagcagatgttaatgcgagtgtagcgaaatgcttgtgcttctagttccgaccgtgcagtaatagatttcctggggtaacagtgtaagaaataatacataaaaaaaaaaatacttcatagtttcctaagaacgcaaagcgaagcggccatctctgtcggcgccagaTGTACTTGAactataatcccaactcataatgttaATACCCTGCATGGATCTGCTGGTAGCTAaactaaccaactaggttcaatgttagctagccagctagattcTCTTAaccatatacatggatgaatgcttctccctctctgtcattgatgccatggttgcccttattttggagatgtaatctggagacaactgttttatacaacagccttctgtgttctcttttcgactccctccgcatatttgcaatcaaacggcagaattctccatctccttagttatcatactctgcttccaccggacattccactgatttcaaaacttggtcctcCAGGAAGTGGAGAGCATTAgctagcaacacttttgcagttttGCGTGATGTCTTTCGAAAAAGCtatgttagaaaggattacctacacataccaagcagctcatgttatagacagaagcgtggtACAtgtcagcatgtccagcccagccattatctcagccaatcatggctagcgggaagattCCTGTTTTTTTTccccgtggctaaaccaactaggcttgtaatttaacaattgtattcatatttacagatggcatacaagtttgttattaagacacatgaaagttcacatgttccagaaggcatttctgtcaaacacattttgatagaaaatgtatgtttacattcaaatgcctctcctgtgaagtgacgtgcgacatacgccttgtttcctgaaacaagtcacacgTGTTATTACATCATTACTCAGGTTCAACATTTGCATAGTTCTCTCACTGCAAACAGATGTCTCCGTTCATTATGGAAATACAGTCTCTCTCcaatattattattgttattaacaTCCTGTCCCATTGCCTCTTTACAGTGCCCAACAAGATGCTATTTTTGAACTGATCTCCATGGCCTACAATGTTGCAATTTGGCACACCAAGTTTGCCTCAAGACTTGCAGGAAAGGAAAAGTAAGTGTTTATTTTCTGCGTTACTAATTTATTATCTTACAATGCATCTGATTATGCAAATTAGGTCATTTATGACTTTGATGTCAATTCACACTCATTCTATTTACATATCAATATTGTAAAGGGTACACATTGACATTGTACATTTCTTCCCTTTTCAGTGTAACAGAGGTAGATGCAAAAGATGTCCACAGGAGCCTGAAATTTGCTGCTGGGATTTTCAAACACCTCAaggtgatattattattattattattattattataataataatattattattataataataataatacattttattttaagcACTATTCAAGACACCCAAAGTCACTTTACATAGATATAATCAGCAAGTTAAAAAGTACACTCTGATAAACCTAACAAATATGGTTCTTATATTGCCCACTTTACATTAACCTCAACACATGGTGAATAAATTACAGTATCATCAACTTGGACACAGGTCACTGGTTGTTGGTGCATGGTTGTGTTTAGCAgcagactcattctcctctctggtctctcctctgtAGGAGGTCCACATCCCCCGCCTCATCACCCCAGCAGAGAAGGGCCGGGACCTGGAACCCAGAGTCATCGACACCTACATTGTCCAGTGCCAAGCAGAGGCACAGGAAGGTAGCTACACTGGACCCAGTCAACTGTTCTGCATTATGCTTAGGGTCAGGAGCTGACAATGTGACTTGGCCAGGAAAACTTCTGGGGCCTTAGGGCAAACTCATGTTCCCATGTattagtcaaatcaaattttatttgtcacgtacacatggttagcagatgttaatgcgagtgtagcgaaatgcttgtgcttctagttctgatcATGCAGTAAAAtctaagtaatctaacaattagtgtgtatgtgagagagggagaatagCCTACTTATGAGTGTTTGCATTGAATATGATATTAGCAATTATTAACCCATTTATTTTCTGTTTGCAGTGACGATTGCCAGAGCGATTGAGCTCAAGCATAACGCCACTCTCATTGCAGCCTTGGCCTTCGAGACTGCAAACTTCTACCAGAAAGCTGGTAAGTATTTAGGTCTGTCCTGTCACTTCATTACAAAAATGCAACACAGTCAAGATCTTAAATTGTGTTGGAATGTCTGGATCTAACCATTGTTGGTCCTCCTGATCACTCAAATGAATGTTATCCTCTCTGTTTTCCCAGACGGCACACTGAACACCCTGGAGCCAGAGTGCAGCAGTAAGTGGAGGAAGTACCTCCAGCTGAAACAGCACTTCTACATGTCCTATGTAAGTCATTGTGCAGTTCTAGACCGTTGAGAAAGTCTTCGTTTTGTTTTTGACTGTTCTGTAAATTTCGTGGTATCGAACTGGtaattacagtcttgtctcatcgctgcaactcctgtacggactcgggagaggcgaaggtagagagccgtgcgtcctccgaaacccaaccaagctgcactgcttcttgacacaatgctcacttaacccggaagccagccgcaccaatgtgtcggaggaaacaccatacacctggcgactgtgtcagcgtaCACTGCGCCCAgtctgccacaggagtcgctagtgtgcaatgggacaaggacatccctgccggccaaaccctcccgacCCAGCACGACGTTAGGCCAATTGTGCGATgtccatgggtctcccggtcgcggccggctgcgacagagcctggactcgaaccaggaatCTCtaatggcacagctagcactgccttagatcactgcgccactcgggaggcgaaATGTGTTTCTAATGATGCTTATGCCCTTCATTTGTCACTTTTTCAGGCATACTGCTACCAcggacagactctcctctctagTGACAAGTGTGGGGAGTCAATAAGATCTCTCCAAGAGGCAGAAAAATGTTGGTATTTCTGTTCTAGAGATGATACATCATGTTTTGCCTTTTTGAAGCACTTAACAGGTGTCTCTTCATCTTAAGAAGTGTAAATATTTACAGGTCTTGTTAACTGTGTTTAGGCTACTCCAGAGCCGAGACTCTGTGCAAAGAGTACCGTCAGACCAAAGGGCCGGGTAGCACGGCCAAGCCCTCTGAGCAACTCTTCTTCACCAAGCTGGGTGGCTTGATCAAAAATACCCTGCAGAAGTGCGAGAGAGAAAACGGATTCATGtgagaccaacacacacagtgcgagacacacacacctcccgaAGAATATTGATTTGTTTAGAGTAAATAACATTAAGCAATTGTAGCATTTATACACAAATGTTTAATTTCTCCAGATACTTCCACAAGGTCCCAGCCGAGGCGCCCCAGCTGGAGCTGAAGGCCAGCTATGGCCTTGCCGAGCCAATCTCCTTTGAGTTCCCAGCGCTCAGCGAGCAATGCACC of Salvelinus namaycush isolate Seneca chromosome 29, SaNama_1.0, whole genome shotgun sequence contains these proteins:
- the LOC120024580 gene encoding BRO1 domain-containing protein BROX isoform X1, which encodes MTHWFHRNPLKATAPVSFNFYGVAGSPSANKICNDLRTTRARLLEMFTDTTCNPEIMKNGTDAYFSLLQGFIAPLDGTTQENKLRFMQNFKWTDTLQGNTPSAQQDAIFELISMAYNVAIWHTKFASRLAGKENVTEVDAKDVHRSLKFAAGIFKHLKEVHIPRLITPAEKGRDLEPRVIDTYIVQCQAEAQEVTIARAIELKHNATLIAALAFETANFYQKADGTLNTLEPECSSKWRKYLQLKQHFYMSYAYCYHGQTLLSSDKCGESIRSLQEAEKCYSRAETLCKEYRQTKGPGSTAKPSEQLFFTKLGGLIKNTLQKCERENGFIYFHKVPAEAPQLELKASYGLAEPISFEFPALSEQCTPEVYATFDLTKGAKDEKAKPKREEEVIKPMKEPDLKPQKDTGCVIS
- the LOC120024580 gene encoding BRO1 domain-containing protein BROX isoform X2; the protein is MELLEAHQQTRYARFIAPLDGTTQENKLRFMQNFKWTDTLQGNTPSAQQDAIFELISMAYNVAIWHTKFASRLAGKENVTEVDAKDVHRSLKFAAGIFKHLKEVHIPRLITPAEKGRDLEPRVIDTYIVQCQAEAQEVTIARAIELKHNATLIAALAFETANFYQKADGTLNTLEPECSSKWRKYLQLKQHFYMSYAYCYHGQTLLSSDKCGESIRSLQEAEKCYSRAETLCKEYRQTKGPGSTAKPSEQLFFTKLGGLIKNTLQKCERENGFIYFHKVPAEAPQLELKASYGLAEPISFEFPALSEQCTPEVYATFDLTKGAKDEKAKPKREEEVIKPMKEPDLKPQKDTGCVIS